In the genome of Candidatus Eremiobacterota bacterium, the window ACGTCGATGTCGCGCACTGTTGCCTTTTCCATTGGAACCTCCTTATACGGTGACAAGACTCTCTTTTTTAGCCATGTAGTGGACAAGATCGGCGATGCGCACCGAGTAGCCCCACTCGTTGTCGTACCAGGCCACCACTTTCAGCAGGTTGTCGCCGATGACCTTGGTGGAGAGGGCGTCAATAATGCTCGAGTGCTCTTCCCCCTTGTAGTCTATCGACACGAGAGGCTCTTCGCTGTAGCCCAGGATGCCCTTAAGCTCGTTCTCCGAGGCTTTCTTGAAGGCGGCGTTCACTTCGTCCTTGGTGGTGTTCTTCTCCAGCACGCACACAAAATCCACGACAGACACGGTGGGAGTGGGAACCCTTATCGCGAAGCCGTCAAATTTTCCCTTGAGATCGGGGATCACGAGAGCAACGGCCTTGGCTGCGCCTGTCTTTGTGGGTATCATGCTCATGGCGGCGGCGCGGGCCCTTCTCAGGTCCTTGTGGGGAAGGTCCAGGATCTTCTGATCATTGGTGTAGGCATGAATGGTGGTCATGAGGCCTTTCTGGATCCTGTAATTGTCATGGACCACCTTTGCCGCCGGGGCCAGGCAGTTCGTGGTGCATGAGGCATTGGAGATGATGTGGTGCTTCGCGGGATCATAGGCGTTCTCATTGACACCCATCACGATGGTAATGTCCTCGTTTTCCGCGGGGGCCGAGATGATGACCTTCTTGGCGCCGGCATCAAGGTGAGCTTTCGCCTTCTCAGCCTTGGTGAAGATGCCCGTGCTCTCAACGACCATCACCACGCCGAGATCTTTCCATGGAAGCTTGGCAGGGTCCTTTTCCGCGAGGACCTTGATCTTCCTGCCGTTGATAATGAGCTCTCCCTCGCCGGCCTCGACGGTGCCGTGGAACTTCCCATAGTTGGAGTCGTACTTGAAGAGGTGGGCATTGGTCGGGACATCAGTGATATCGTTGACGGCCACCACCTCTACCTGGGGATACTTCTGAAGGAGCGCCTTGAGGACCTGCCTCCCCACGCGCCCGAACCCGTTGATCGCTACTTTCAGAGCCATTGTTTTCTCCTCCTTTTTATTTTTGGCTTTCTATGGGGCTTTTCACACATAGACCCCTTCTTCCCTGAAATCCTTTCCTGATAACACTGCACCCTGCGCCGCGGTGAAGCGGCCTCTCTCAGCGCAGTATGGCCAGGCTCGTCACGCTGTCGCCCTCGGAGAGGCGGATAAGGATATTGCCTGTTCTCATCCTGCTCCCCGAGGGTATCTTGCTCCCCTCAAGGCGGATGATCTGGCCCTCGCGGGTCACCACGATAATCTCGTCATCGGGCTTCACCACGGCGGCTGCCACGACCTCGCCCTTCCTGTCGATGAGGTTCATGGCCCTCACGCCCATGCCCCGGCGCCCCTGGGTCCTGTACTCCGTAAGGGGAACCCTGGTGCCGAAGCCCTTGGTGGTGACCACGAGAAGCTCATCGCCTGTCAGGGTGTCCACCATCTCCACTATTTTGTCATCGCCGCGCAGGATCATGGTCCTGTTGCCCCTGGCCTGCCTTCCCATGGGCCGGAGCTTGCCGGCATCGAAGCGGATGCTCCTTCCCTGGCGGCTCACCAGCAGAAGATTCTGGCTCTCAGTCCCCGTGATGATGCGCCCCGCCACGAGCTCATCGCCCTTATCAAGCTTGAGAGCGCAGACGCCCGTCTTGCGGACATTGATGTATTGAATGAGGCTCGTCTTCTTGGTGAAACCCTTGCTCGTAACGGTGACAAGGTAGCTCTCGGCGGAGAACTCCTTCAGCGACACCACCGAGCTGATGCGCTCGCCCTGCTCGATGGGAATCAGGTTGATAAGGGCCGTCCCCTTGGACTGGCGGCTCGCCTCGTTGATCTCGTATACCTTGAGGCGGTACATCCGCCCGAAGTTGGTGATGAAGAGAAGGAAGTGGTGCGTTGAGGTGACAAAGACATGCTCGAGAAAATCCTCCTCCTTGAGGGTGGCGCCCGTGATGCCGCGGCCCCCGCGGTTCTGCATGCGGTAGGTGTCGATGGGCATGCGCTTGATATATCCCGAGTGGGAGATGGTGATGACCACCTCCTGCTCGGGGATGAGATCTTCCATGGCAAGGCTCTCGGGGCCTTCGTAGACAATCTCGGTGCGCCGGCGGTCGCCGAACTTCTCCTTCACCTCAAGGAACTCGCTCTTTATCACGTCCAGAATCCTCCGGGGGCTCGCAAGGAGGTCCTCGAGGTATGCGATGAGCTTCACGAGGCCCGTATATTCCTCTTCCAGCTTCGAGCGCTCAAGGCCCGTGAGCCGCGAGAGCCTCATCTCCAGGATGGCCTGCGCCTGCGCTTCCGAGAGGCCAAAGCGCCCCATGAGCCCTTCCTTTGCCTCCCTGGTGTCCTTGGAGGCCCGGATGATCCTGATGACCTCGTCTATGTGGTCAACGGCAATCCTGAGCCCCTCGACAATATGGGCCCGGGCCCGGGCCTTGCCGAGCTCGAACTGCGAGCGCCTCGTCACCACCTCCTGGCGGTGGGCGAGATAATGGCTCAGCATCTCCTTGAGGGTGAGGTACCGGGGCACATCGTCCACGAGGGCCAGCAGTATGATACCGAAGGAGCACTGCAGGTTGCTGTGCTTGTAAAGCTGGTTCAGCACGAGCTGCACGTTGCTGTTGGGCGAGAGCTCCATGACGATCCTCATGCCCGTGCGGTCCGATTCGTCACGCAGGTCGCTCACGTGGCTGATCTTTTTCGCGCGGATCCCCTCGGCAAGCTGCTCAATAAGGCGAGCCTTGTTGATCTGGTAGGGAATCTCCTTCACAATGAGGGATTGCCGGTTGCTCTTGCGCTCTTCCACGTCTATCTTCGCCCGCATGATCACCGAGCCCCTCCCGGTGCGGTACGCCTCGCGGGATCCCTCGAGACCCATGATAAGGCCGCCCGTAGGAAAGTCGGGGGCCTTCACGATGCCGATGAGCTCGTCATTCTCCGCTTCAGGGTTGTCGATGAGGTGCACCGAGGCGTCAATGACCTCGCTGAGGTTGTGGGGGGGAATATTGGTGGCCATGCCCACGGCAATTCCCGCCGAGCCGTTGATCAGCAGGTTGGGCACCTTCGAGGGGAGCACGATGGGCTCCTTGAGGGAATTGTCGAAGTTTTCCCGGAAATCCACCGTCTCCTTGTCGATGTCCTCGAGGAGCTGCACCGCTATGGGCGTCATGCGGGCCTCGGTATACCGGTAGGCCGCCGCGGGGTCGCCATCAACGGAGCCGAAGTTACCGTGGCCCTGGACAAGCATGTAGCGGAGGTTGAAGTCCTGGGCCATCCTCACGAGGGCGTCATAGACGGACGCGTCGCCATGGGGGTGGTATTTGCCCAGGACATCGCCCACGATGGTGGCCGATTTCTTGAAAGCCTTGTCGGGGGTGAGGCCGATGTTGTCCATCGCGTAGAGGATCCTCCGGTGCACCGGCTTGAGGCCGTCGCGGACATCGGGGAGGGCCCTCGATACGATTACGCTCATCGCGTAATCTATGTAGGAGTCCCTCATTTCGTCTTCTATGGTGACGGGAATTATCTGATCAGATGGCATCTTCTAACACCTCGAATCGCGCGCCCATTGCTTATGATATGCCCTTGCTGCCGGCGGAAAGGGGCTTATATGTCCAGATTCTTGACCTCTTTCGCATAGGTTTCTATAAAGTGCCGCCGCAGCTCAGGCCTGTCGCCCATGAGAATCGTGAAAATCTCGTCTGCACTCACGGCGTCCTCCATGGACACCTTGCGCATCACCCTGTTCGTGGGATCCATCGTGGTCTCCCAGAGCTGATCGGGGTTCATCTCGCCGAGGCCCTTGTAGCGCTGAATGGCGACACCGTCGCCGCCGAATTCGCTTATGACCCGATCCTTTTCTTCATCGCTGTAAGCATAGCTCTCCTGCTTCCCCTTCTTGACCTTGTAGAGAGGGGGCTGGGCGATGAAGACATGGCCCTCCTCGAGGAGCTGCTTCATATAGCGGTAAAAAAAGGTGAGGAGCAGCGTGCGGATGTGGGAGCCGTCCACATCGGCATCGGTCATGATGATGATGCGGTGGTAGCGGAGCTTTTTCAGCTCGAAATCCTCTGCAATACCCGTGCCCAGCGCCGTGATCATGGTCCTTATCTCCTCGTTGGTGAGGATCCTGTCAAGACGCGCCCTCTCGACATTCAGGATCTTTCCCCTCAGGGGAAGGATGGCCTGGAAATGGCGGTCGCGGCCCTGCTTGGCGGAGCCTCCTGCAGAGTCTCCTTCGACGATGTAAATCTCGCTGCGGGATGCATCCTTCTCCGAGCAGTCCGCAAGCTTCCCGGGAAGGGACGTAATCTCGAGGGCCCCCTTGCGCCGCACGATCTCGCGGGCCTTGCGGGCCGCCTCGCGGGCTCTGAGGGCTCCTATGGATTTGTCCACTATGTTCTTGGCGCAGGCGGGGTTCTCTTCAAGATAATTATCCAGGTTCTCCTCGACAATGGACTCGACGATGGCCCTCGCCTCGGGGTTCCCGAGCTTGGTCTTGGTCTGGCCCTCAAACTGGGGCTCGCGGATCTTGATGCTGACCACGGCGGTGATTCCTTCGCGGACATCCTCGCCGGAAAGGTTCTGATCCTTCTCCTTGAGCCATCCCTTCCTCCTGGAATAGAGGTTGATGCTCTTTGTGAGGGCCGCCTTGAAGCCCGTGAGATGGCTTCCCCCCTCCTGGGTGTTGATGTTGTTCGCGAAGCTGTAAATAGTCTCAAGATAGGCCGTGTTCCATTGGAAGGCCACCTCCACTTCCATGGTCTCCTTGGTGGCGCACAGGTATATGGGATCGGGGTGAAGGGTGTCCTTGTTCTGGTTCAGATGGGAGACAAAGCTCACAATGCCTCCCTCATAGCAGAAGCGGTGGCTCTTTGTGGTGCGCTCATCGATAAGGTTGATGCTGAGGCCCTTGTTGAGAAAGGCAAGCTCGCGGAGGCGCTGGCTCAGGATCTCGTAATGAAACTCCGTGGTCTCCTTGAATATATCGGCATCGGGCTTGAAGGATACCCGTGTCCCTGTCGTCTCGGAGGTGCCTATCTCCTCGAGGGGAGAAGTGATATCACCGCGGGAAAACCTCATGCGGTATGCTTTCCCATCGCGCCATACCTCCACCTCGAGCCACTCGGCAAGGGCGTTCACCACCGATACCCCGACGCCATGGAGCCCCCCCGAGACCTTGTAGCTCGATGAGCCGAACTTTCCCCCGGCGTGGAGCTTGGTCATCACCACCTCCACGGCAGGCCTCTCGGCGCCGGCCACGATATCGACGGGGATGCCTCTCCCGTTGTCAATGACCGTCACGGAATTGTCGGGGTGGATGATCACGTCGATATGGGTGCATACCCCTGCAAGGGCCTCGTCAATGCTGTTGTCCACCACCTCAAAAACCAGGTGGTGGAGGCCCTTGTGGCCTGTGCTGCCAATATACATGGCAGGGCGCATCCTCACGGGCTCAAGCCCCTCAAGAATCTGGATATCCTCGGCGCCGTAAGACGCGGGATCAGATACGGGCTCAGCCTCCTGGGCCATCGGAGGCTCCTGGAGAGGGGCTTCATGGAGCGCTTCTTCTTCTGCTGGATCTTCTATTATGACTGGCTCGTCCATGGTATACTCCTTTAGAAATCTTCCTCTTTCTGCCGCTTCTTCGTGGTGAAGCGCCCCCAGATGAGGCCCACCACGCCTCCCGCGCAGGCGCCTATGATAAGGCCTATCATCCCGCCGAGGGCTCCCGAAACCACGCTGTCAAAGGGCAGCATTTTTTTCAGGGCAATCATGCCGACGATCAGGCCCAGGAAGCCGCCCACGATGAGAAAGGTAAGGCAGCCGCTGAAACATCCTTTTTCTTCCGCTGTTTCCTTAAGCAAAAGTATCCCCCCTCGGACAAGCTCTGGCTTTCAAAGCCTCATATCCTTTTGTTTAATCGTGGAGCGGCACAGGGCCGGGAAACCCTTCTTTCCATCCGTGATGCTCTCTTATGCCGGAAAACCGGGAGAGGAAGAACGTCTGTATATGGTGCCCGCACGCGAAGGGAGCGCCCTCACCTGCCGGTGAAAGAATAGACAATTCGGCGTTCCTGGAATTTTTCCTGCTATCCCCTGGTTTTTTGGAATTTTTTTCAAATAGTGCACTCACCCTTCATTATTGACTTCTCTCCCGGGACCATGATCCTTCTTTTGCAAGCACTTCCTCAATGACGCCCCAGTAAAGATTCTGGGCCTTCCCGAGGAAGAAGAGGGTGCCCTCGAGAGTAAAGCCCATCGCCGCAAGAAGCCTGTTGGGGCCCTCATTGTCCTTGTGGGCTGTCACCTTGACCCTTGCTATCCCCTGCTCCCGGAAGCGCATCAGGACTTCCCGCACAAGGTGCCGTCCCATGCCCTTCCCCCTTACCCGGGGAGAGAGGGCTATATAGGGCATCTCGGCTTCAATGTCCTCAAGGGAGGTCTTTCTTGTGTAGAAGAGAATGTCCATGATGCGCGCCACCATGCGGGGGCGCCTCACCACCTGGCCGATGACGGAGAGGGCCAGGGGAAGGGCCCGCCTCGAGAGGATGTCACGGAAGAGCTTCGGCGAGCTCGTGGCGCCGACAATGAAGCCCGTCACCTCTCCCTCCTCCTCCAGCACGAGGGGCACGGCAAAGGGCGAGGTGAGGATGGCCCCGTAGAGCTCTTTCATGAATCCCTTCCCGAAGACGGGGAAATCAGCATCGGCAATGAGGCCCATGTGGAGCCCGATGACTTCGGGGCAGTCTTTTTCCTCCATGGGACGGATCATAGGCGCTCCTTTCCTCCAGGCGGGGCCTGAGAAGGAATAATGGAAGATTGGCATAATGGAATACAGGTATGGTCCATACTTCAAGAGCCGTCACCCTTTTCCCTCTCATAGTGCTCTTTCTGGCCTTGATGGCGGCGGCGGCAGAGCCTTCCCTCCTCGTGGGCGAGGAGCGGGACTATGAGGTGATCTCCAGGGTCTCGATAAAAAACAGCACGGGAAAGCCCCTCCACCCCCTTGACGTTTCGCTGCCCCTGCTGCGGTCAATACCTCCCTACCAGGAGGTGCGCATCGACGGCGTAACGCCCCGACCCGATTCTTTGACCTTTGACGCCCCAGGGAATGTGATTGCAGCCTTCAAAGTGAAGGGCATCGCGCCGGGAGAAGCGTTCTCCGTCACCGTGAAGGCCCGGGTCGCATCGTGCCGTGTCCTGTACCAGTGCGATCCCTTTGCCGTGCAGCCCCTCCCGGAAGGGCTTGCCTCTTACAGGAAAGCCACCGGTGACTACCCGGCCGGTGACGCCCTCGTGGCGAAGACCCTTGCTGAGGTGGCGAAAGGGGAGACGAATCCGTGGTTTCGTGCGCTCTGCCTCTATGATTTCATCAGGGGTTTCACCTTTGAGCTTACGCTTTCTCCCAAGCCCGTCCTTCTGGCCCTTGCCGCAAAGAAGGTGCAGTGCTCCGATGCCGTCTCCACCCTCATCACGCTGCTGCGCGCCGCGGGGATCCCGGCCCGGTATGTGGCGGGAATCTCCCTTGTCGAGGGGAAAAGCGAGATAGTCCACACCCATGCATGGGCCGAGATGTATGTGGCCGGCACGGGGTGGGTACCCCTCGATCCCACCCTCTCGCGCTTCAACGAGGGGGCAAGGCTGCTGCGCTTTGCCGAGAAAGAGCCGGGACAGATCATCTTCAGCTACGGCAGGCACGATCCCGTGACGATACGCTCCACGGGGCCCGGGAAGCCCCCCATCACGAGAAAGGATATCTCATGGCGCTTCTCTTACCGGGTGCTCAGCGAAAAAGACACCGGCCGGATCGGGAGCTTTTACGGCGAAAAGGCCTTTAAGCCGGGAGGCGTAGGGGCAGTGCCGCCGCCGCCTCCCATGGTGCCTGCAGGGGTGAGCAGGGAGTACGAGGAGGCTCTCGCTCTCAGGAAAAAGGGCGATTTGAAACCGGCCTCCGCGCTCATTGAGAGCCTCATTGAAAAGGAGCCGCTCTGCCTCCCCCTCCACATGGAGCGCCTTGAAATCGGGCGCCTCCAGGGGACCCTTCAAAACCTGGAAGAAAGCTATCACGCCCTCTCGAAGGCCCACCGCGCGGAGCCGCTTTACCCTTACCTTGAAGGCCGTGCGGCTCTTGATGAAGGCGCCATGGGGAAGGCATTCGCCGCCTTTTTCGAGGCCCGGCGCCGCGGCGGGTCCCCCGGAGGCGACGCAACGGCCCTTGAGAGCACCCTGGGCTATTCCTTCCTTGCCACCAAGCAGTACGGGCCTGCCCTGGAGAGCTACGCCAGGGTGCTCTGCGTTGACGGGCGAAACACTGCAGCCCTGGCAAACAGCATCAACTTTTTTTACCTTTACCGGGGATGGGGCCCCATGGCGACACTGGCGGGCTACGGCGTCAGGGCTTTCGAAGGATCGCAGACAACACTTCAGTTTTCAGGACTCTATGCCCTGGCCCTTATCGAGAAGAAATCTTTCGCCGAGGCCCGGGCCTTTCTCGAGGAAACCCTGAAGCATGCGCCCCGTGACGGCTGGCTCCATGCCCTGCTGGGCGTGGCGCACCTCGGGGAGGGCCGCAGGGCCGAGGGTGCGAGGGAGCTTGCGAGGGGCCTGGAACTGGGAACGCCCGACAGGCCCTACTTCGAGAGAAAGCTTGCCGAGGCGCGCTCGAAATGACCCAGGAAACGGCAGACATTCTCATGGTAAGGGGATCAGGCCCCCTGATGGCCCTTTTTTTTTCCGCCCTGTCCGTCATGATGGTGCTTTCAATCCCCGATACGATAAGAATGATGAGGGGAGTGACAAAGCGGGGTCTTGCCCTGCTGGCGCTCATTCTGGGAGCAGTGCTCCTCATGCTGCTGATTTATGTACCCCACATCCCCCATGTCTATTACGACTGCTACCTTCATTATGACCTTGCAAAAAACATGGCCCTTCACGGCTTCTACGCCACCACCATGGCAGGTGACGAGACCGGGCTCAGGTGCGCCTCCGTGTTCAGCGGGTGGCCCCCCGGATATCATTTCATGCTCTCGTGCGTGTTCACCATCTTCGGAATAGGCGAGGAGAGTGCCGCAGGCTTCTCTATTGCCCTGAGCATCGGGGCGATCCTCTTCTGCTTCGCTGCGGCATTCCTTCTCTCCGGCGACGAGAACAGCGCCCTCGCATCGGCGCTCCTCCTCGCCTCCAGCCCCCTCTTTCTGAAATACGGCGCCACCTCTTCCATGGATGCCTGCTCACTCTGCTTTCTTTTCATGGCTTTCTATTTCGTGGTGCTGTGGCAGAAGACCGGGACTCCCGCTCCTCTTGTCTCCTTTCTGCTCGCGGCACTCTACACCTGCTATGTGAGGCCGGAAAATGTAATAATAATGTCTGCTCTGCTTATATTGGCCTATTTCACCGGAAAGGAGAGGATGCCTGTGAAGGGAAGCCCGGGAATTCTCATACTTTCAGGCATTCTCGCCCTTGTGCTCATTGTTCCCCTCATCATCATTCTCACCAACGGGACCCCCTTTTTCAGAAACGGCGGCGGATTATACTGCTCCTCTCAGCCTGTGCAGGGCATTGTGCTGATGAATACCGGCACGTATCAGTTTGTGCTTTACCAGAGCGGCTCACTTACTCCCTTTTCTCTCACTTTACTGAAAAATATGGGGAATAACCTCAGATTCCTGACTCTTTCGAGCCTCCATGGGGCACTCACGGCATTTCTCTTCCTTGTGGGAGCGGGCGCTCTTCTCAAGGCGCGCGATAAGATATGGATCAATACTTTCACAAAAGGCCTCCTTGCCCTGATGGCCTTTCTCTTCGTGCTCTCCTCCTTTTTCAAGAAAGGTGATTTCCTCATCTATCCTGACAGCGACCGCTATGCAATGCCATTTCTCCTCTTTTTTTCCCTCATGGGAGGGGTGGGCTTCATGGCGGCATCCCGGTACCTGCAGAAAGCCATGGGAGGGCTTCAGACGCTGGTATTGGTTGCCCTTGTGGTCCTGACAGTGAAAGCTCCCCTTGACAGCACCCTGGAACTTACTACCGAAAGGCCCGAGTACCGTCAATACCTTTTCATCAAGTCCCTCGCGAAGACTATGCCTTTCCGGGGGCTCCCCTGTGTCTCTCCACTTCCCCCGGCAGAGATCATTCTCCTTGCCCATGCGCCGGCTATGAATATGGAGTACTTTTTTTCCCTCGAGACTCCGCCAGACAGGGCCCTTCTTATTCTTGACTCTCCCGCCCAGGGCTCAGAAGCTGCCTCATCATATCCCGGAGCCCTTCTCTCCCGAATCTGCATCCGTTATAAGATAACGCCCCTCCTGGAAGAGACCTCCGGCGGCAGAGTCTATTCGCTGAGCCTGCTCACAAGGGTCAGGTGAGAGGGGCCGTAATCAAGAGGGAGCCTGGTTGAAATCCTTCGGAAAAGCATGGTATAATAGTATTAACAAGTAATACCGGCAGGAGGTGCGCGGTGAGAACCTCTAAAATCATTTCACTTTCTCTTCCCCCGAAGATTTACGAACAGGCAAAACAGGTTGCCGAGGAAGAAGGGAGAACGACCAGTGAGTTGTTCAGGGAAGCGCTGCGACAGTACATTCAGATGAGATTATGGAAAAACCTTCAGAGCTACGGCATGCTCAAGACCGGGGAGCACGGGATAAAAGAAGATGACGTGGAGCGACTGGTAGATGAATTCAGAAAAGAGCAAGGGTAATGATCCGCGCAGATAACAGGATACTTGAATGCGCGATTGAGGGCAAGGCTCATTATATCATATCGGGTGATAAGGCACATCTCCTCGCATTGTCCAGCTATCAGGGCATTCCGCTACTGAATCCCTCGCAATTCTTTACATTGTATGAAAAAGGAAGAGGATAGCAATGGCCGGAATCGTGAGTCCAGGAGCTTGAAGCGGCAGAGTGCTCCATGTATGCTGTGGAATAAGAGCTGAAAGGGTAACAATAATAACAGTCTATATTCCTGATAAAGACAAATGGATCGATTTCAGGGTGAGGAGGCGGATATGAGGGAAATCCCCTGTAAATGCGATGAAGGATTTTATCAAGAGACCACCACTTTGAACAAATGGCGCAATGGAGAGCTTTTCATTATTGAAGACGTCCCTTTGATGGTATGCAGAAAGTGCGGTGACAGGTATTTTGAAGGCAAGGTCATGGAAAAGATCGAGGAGATGATGAAAACACGCTCCTCAATTGACCGGCAGATCACCGTCCCGGTGATGAAATACA includes:
- a CDS encoding GNAT family N-acetyltransferase, yielding MIRPMEEKDCPEVIGLHMGLIADADFPVFGKGFMKELYGAILTSPFAVPLVLEEEGEVTGFIVGATSSPKLFRDILSRRALPLALSVIGQVVRRPRMVARIMDILFYTRKTSLEDIEAEMPYIALSPRVRGKGMGRHLVREVLMRFREQGIARVKVTAHKDNEGPNRLLAAMGFTLEGTLFFLGKAQNLYWGVIEEVLAKEGSWSRERSQ
- a CDS encoding YgiT-type zinc finger protein — encoded protein: MREIPCKCDEGFYQETTTLNKWRNGELFIIEDVPLMVCRKCGDRYFEGKVMEKIEEMMKTRSSIDRQITVPVMKYKVA
- the gyrB gene encoding DNA topoisomerase (ATP-hydrolyzing) subunit B; translated protein: MAQEAEPVSDPASYGAEDIQILEGLEPVRMRPAMYIGSTGHKGLHHLVFEVVDNSIDEALAGVCTHIDVIIHPDNSVTVIDNGRGIPVDIVAGAERPAVEVVMTKLHAGGKFGSSSYKVSGGLHGVGVSVVNALAEWLEVEVWRDGKAYRMRFSRGDITSPLEEIGTSETTGTRVSFKPDADIFKETTEFHYEILSQRLRELAFLNKGLSINLIDERTTKSHRFCYEGGIVSFVSHLNQNKDTLHPDPIYLCATKETMEVEVAFQWNTAYLETIYSFANNINTQEGGSHLTGFKAALTKSINLYSRRKGWLKEKDQNLSGEDVREGITAVVSIKIREPQFEGQTKTKLGNPEARAIVESIVEENLDNYLEENPACAKNIVDKSIGALRAREAARKAREIVRRKGALEITSLPGKLADCSEKDASRSEIYIVEGDSAGGSAKQGRDRHFQAILPLRGKILNVERARLDRILTNEEIRTMITALGTGIAEDFELKKLRYHRIIIMTDADVDGSHIRTLLLTFFYRYMKQLLEEGHVFIAQPPLYKVKKGKQESYAYSDEEKDRVISEFGGDGVAIQRYKGLGEMNPDQLWETTMDPTNRVMRKVSMEDAVSADEIFTILMGDRPELRRHFIETYAKEVKNLDI
- a CDS encoding transglutaminase domain-containing protein, giving the protein MVHTSRAVTLFPLIVLFLALMAAAAEPSLLVGEERDYEVISRVSIKNSTGKPLHPLDVSLPLLRSIPPYQEVRIDGVTPRPDSLTFDAPGNVIAAFKVKGIAPGEAFSVTVKARVASCRVLYQCDPFAVQPLPEGLASYRKATGDYPAGDALVAKTLAEVAKGETNPWFRALCLYDFIRGFTFELTLSPKPVLLALAAKKVQCSDAVSTLITLLRAAGIPARYVAGISLVEGKSEIVHTHAWAEMYVAGTGWVPLDPTLSRFNEGARLLRFAEKEPGQIIFSYGRHDPVTIRSTGPGKPPITRKDISWRFSYRVLSEKDTGRIGSFYGEKAFKPGGVGAVPPPPPMVPAGVSREYEEALALRKKGDLKPASALIESLIEKEPLCLPLHMERLEIGRLQGTLQNLEESYHALSKAHRAEPLYPYLEGRAALDEGAMGKAFAAFFEARRRGGSPGGDATALESTLGYSFLATKQYGPALESYARVLCVDGRNTAALANSINFFYLYRGWGPMATLAGYGVRAFEGSQTTLQFSGLYALALIEKKSFAEARAFLEETLKHAPRDGWLHALLGVAHLGEGRRAEGARELARGLELGTPDRPYFERKLAEARSK
- a CDS encoding glycosyltransferase family 39 protein encodes the protein MTQETADILMVRGSGPLMALFFSALSVMMVLSIPDTIRMMRGVTKRGLALLALILGAVLLMLLIYVPHIPHVYYDCYLHYDLAKNMALHGFYATTMAGDETGLRCASVFSGWPPGYHFMLSCVFTIFGIGEESAAGFSIALSIGAILFCFAAAFLLSGDENSALASALLLASSPLFLKYGATSSMDACSLCFLFMAFYFVVLWQKTGTPAPLVSFLLAALYTCYVRPENVIIMSALLILAYFTGKERMPVKGSPGILILSGILALVLIVPLIIILTNGTPFFRNGGGLYCSSQPVQGIVLMNTGTYQFVLYQSGSLTPFSLTLLKNMGNNLRFLTLSSLHGALTAFLFLVGAGALLKARDKIWINTFTKGLLALMAFLFVLSSFFKKGDFLIYPDSDRYAMPFLLFFSLMGGVGFMAASRYLQKAMGGLQTLVLVALVVLTVKAPLDSTLELTTERPEYRQYLFIKSLAKTMPFRGLPCVSPLPPAEIILLAHAPAMNMEYFFSLETPPDRALLILDSPAQGSEAASSYPGALLSRICIRYKITPLLEETSGGRVYSLSLLTRVR
- a CDS encoding ribbon-helix-helix protein, CopG family, whose translation is MRTSKIISLSLPPKIYEQAKQVAEEEGRTTSELFREALRQYIQMRLWKNLQSYGMLKTGEHGIKEDDVERLVDEFRKEQG
- the gyrA gene encoding DNA gyrase subunit A, producing the protein MPSDQIIPVTIEDEMRDSYIDYAMSVIVSRALPDVRDGLKPVHRRILYAMDNIGLTPDKAFKKSATIVGDVLGKYHPHGDASVYDALVRMAQDFNLRYMLVQGHGNFGSVDGDPAAAYRYTEARMTPIAVQLLEDIDKETVDFRENFDNSLKEPIVLPSKVPNLLINGSAGIAVGMATNIPPHNLSEVIDASVHLIDNPEAENDELIGIVKAPDFPTGGLIMGLEGSREAYRTGRGSVIMRAKIDVEERKSNRQSLIVKEIPYQINKARLIEQLAEGIRAKKISHVSDLRDESDRTGMRIVMELSPNSNVQLVLNQLYKHSNLQCSFGIILLALVDDVPRYLTLKEMLSHYLAHRQEVVTRRSQFELGKARARAHIVEGLRIAVDHIDEVIRIIRASKDTREAKEGLMGRFGLSEAQAQAILEMRLSRLTGLERSKLEEEYTGLVKLIAYLEDLLASPRRILDVIKSEFLEVKEKFGDRRRTEIVYEGPESLAMEDLIPEQEVVITISHSGYIKRMPIDTYRMQNRGGRGITGATLKEEDFLEHVFVTSTHHFLLFITNFGRMYRLKVYEINEASRQSKGTALINLIPIEQGERISSVVSLKEFSAESYLVTVTSKGFTKKTSLIQYINVRKTGVCALKLDKGDELVAGRIITGTESQNLLLVSRQGRSIRFDAGKLRPMGRQARGNRTMILRGDDKIVEMVDTLTGDELLVVTTKGFGTRVPLTEYRTQGRRGMGVRAMNLIDRKGEVVAAAVVKPDDEIIVVTREGQIIRLEGSKIPSGSRMRTGNILIRLSEGDSVTSLAILR
- the gap gene encoding type I glyceraldehyde-3-phosphate dehydrogenase, translated to MALKVAINGFGRVGRQVLKALLQKYPQVEVVAVNDITDVPTNAHLFKYDSNYGKFHGTVEAGEGELIINGRKIKVLAEKDPAKLPWKDLGVVMVVESTGIFTKAEKAKAHLDAGAKKVIISAPAENEDITIVMGVNENAYDPAKHHIISNASCTTNCLAPAAKVVHDNYRIQKGLMTTIHAYTNDQKILDLPHKDLRRARAAAMSMIPTKTGAAKAVALVIPDLKGKFDGFAIRVPTPTVSVVDFVCVLEKNTTKDEVNAAFKKASENELKGILGYSEEPLVSIDYKGEEHSSIIDALSTKVIGDNLLKVVAWYDNEWGYSVRIADLVHYMAKKESLVTV